From Patescibacteria group bacterium, a single genomic window includes:
- the lexA gene encoding transcriptional repressor LexA: MLTKQQTKVLDIIKNCIKDHGYAPSIREIAEEMGVSSPATVNEHLEALVQKGFLKKTDRAIRNIELTKKVWMLSKSIELPLVGLIAAGEPIEAIEQRGETVAVPTELAGDENCYVLRVKGDSMMEDGILNGDYVIVERTFYPKNGDVVVALLDNEHATLKRYYREKDRIRLQPANKNYNPLFVKNPAIQGIVKGLIRKFAVA, from the coding sequence ATGCTCACCAAACAACAAACCAAAGTTTTAGACATTATTAAAAATTGCATTAAGGACCACGGGTATGCTCCTTCCATCCGGGAAATCGCGGAAGAAATGGGTGTTTCCTCCCCTGCCACGGTAAACGAGCACCTCGAAGCGCTCGTGCAAAAGGGATTCTTGAAAAAAACGGACCGCGCCATCCGCAATATTGAACTCACGAAAAAGGTGTGGATGCTCAGCAAAAGCATTGAGCTGCCGCTCGTGGGGCTCATTGCGGCAGGCGAGCCGATTGAAGCGATTGAACAAAGGGGAGAAACCGTCGCCGTACCCACCGAGCTTGCGGGCGACGAGAACTGCTACGTGCTGCGGGTGAAAGGCGATTCCATGATGGAAGACGGGATCTTAAATGGAGACTACGTGATTGTGGAACGCACCTTCTATCCTAAAAATGGCGACGTGGTGGTGGCGCTTCTGGATAATGAACACGCGACGCTCAAACGGTATTACCGGGAAAAAGACAGGATCCGGCTGCAGCCCGCAAATAAAAACTACAACCCTCTCTTCGTAAAGAATCCCGCGATTCAGGGAATTGTTAAGGGATTGATAAGAAAATTTGCGGTAGCATAA